The following nucleotide sequence is from Zea mays cultivar B73 unplaced genomic scaffold, Zm-B73-REFERENCE-NAM-5.0 scaffold_670, whole genome shotgun sequence.
CATCCGCGAGATCCACCTccgcgacggcgacggcggcaggcggcggcgcggcggggcAGAGCCACCCGTTCCCATGGCTAGACGATGCCATCTCGGAGCCCTACTACTTCCTGCACCTCCTCGCCTTCTTCTCTTACTTTGCGGCCCGCAGCACGGCGCTCTCCGCCGATGACGGAGGGGATCTCCACGACCGCCTTCTCCGTAGGGTAAGCTTCGGAGATCCCCGTGTGCCCGATCCGAATCGTGTCATTCGGTTTGGTTGTTGGGGTGTGTTGGCTCATGCGAATCGATGTTGATGTGCTTGGTTTTGCAGGAGATCCAGGCAGTGCTCGTGTTCCTGGTGCTCTTCGTAGTGAAGGTGTGATGATCAATTCCAGCTAGAATTCTATTG
It contains:
- the LOC118475814 gene encoding uncharacterized protein, whose amino-acid sequence is MKVLFSSLFFFSSARSTSATATAAGGGAAGQSHPFPWLDDAISEPYYFLHLLAFFSYFAARSTALSADDGGDLHDRLLRREIQAVLVFLVLFVVKV